The following DNA comes from Caulobacter mirabilis.
GAAGGGGGACCTGCATGGCCCTGACGATCTACGGCGACCGCATCTCGGGCAACTGCCTGAAGGTGAAGTGGACGGCGGAAAAGCTTGGAATCCCTTATGTCTGGCGTGAGACCAACGTCCTCGACGGCGAGACCCGCACGACCGGGTTCCTGGCGCTGAATCCGGCCGGCCAGGTGCCGATCGTGATCCTCGAAGACGGCCGGGCGCTGGCCCAGTCGAACGCCATCATGGTGCATCTGGCCGAGGGATCGGCCCTGATTCCCGCCGATTCCTATGAACGGGCGAAGATGTACGAGTGGCTGTTCTGGGAGCAGTACAGCCACGAGCCCTACGTCGCGGTGGCCCGGTTCCAGATGGCCTATCTCGGCAAGCCGCGCCACGAACTGGACGCCAAGCTGTTCGAGCGCGGCGGGGCGGCGTTGCAGCGGCTGGAGGACGGGCTGGAGGAGACCGCCTTCCTGGTCGGCGACCGGATCAGTCTCGCCGATGTCGCGCTGGTCGCCTATACCCGCGTGGCGCACGAGGGCGGCTTCAGCCTGACGGATTATCCGCGGGTCGTCGCCTGGATCGCGCGCGTGGAGGCCGAGTTGGGCATCGCCTAGGGCCGACGGTTCTAACCTTTCTGGGAGTCGCTGAATGCGCCCTGTCGTCCGCCTGTCCGCCGCCGTCGCCGCGATCGGCCTGGCCATGATCCCCGCCGTCGCCGCCAGCTGGGGCAACACCGGCCACCGGCTGATCGGCGTCCTGGCCATCCAGGGCCTGCCCACGGAGGTTCCGGCCTTCCTGCGCACCGCCCAGGTCGCGCAGGACATGGGCGAGTTCGCCCGCGAGCCGGACCGCTCCAAGGGCGCCGGCCGGGTGCACGACCACAACCGCGACCCCGCCCACTTCGTCGACATCGACGACGAGGGGCGGGTCCTGGGCGGCCCCGTGTTCGCCGAGATGCAGCCGACCCGCCAGGAGTACGAGAAGGCCTTGCAGGCGGCCGGAACCGACAGCTGGAAGGCCGGCTATCTGCAGTATTCGACGATCGACGCCTACCAGCAGCTGGTCCACGACTTCGGCTACTGGCGCGTCCTGACCGCCGCGGAGAAGACCGCCAAGGGCAAGCAGCGCGCCTGGATCAAGGCCGACAAGGTCCGCCGCGAGAAGCTGCTGCTGGCCAACCTCGGCAACCTGGCCCACTACGTCGGCGACGGCAGCCAGCCGCTGCACACCACGACCCACTACAACGGCTGGGGCGACTATCCGAACCCCAAGGGCTACACGACCGAGCGCATCCACAGCCCGTTCGAGGGCGAGTTCGTCGCCGGCGCCGTGACCATGAACGGCGTCCGCGCCCAGATGAAGCCCTTCGCCGACTGCAACTGCCCGATCGACAAGCGGGTGCTCGGCTACCTGGCCAAGACCCAGACCTACGTCGAGCCGCTCTATCAGATGTGGGGCGAGGGCAATTTCCGTCCAGGCTCGACCAAGGGCGCCGAGTTCGCCACCGAGCGGCTCGCCGCCGGGGCCTCGGAGCTGCGCGACCTGATCGTCCTGGCCTGGCGGGACAGCGCCAAGACCAAGGTCGGCTGGCCGGCGGTGACCGTGGCCGACGTCGAGGCGGGCAAGGCCGATCCCTGGACCGCGCTGCTGGGCAAGGACTGATGCTGCAGTTCGGTCAGGCCCTGCCGGGCCGGACGCACGTCGATCGTCCCGCCGCCTTCGGCATCGCCGAGCGCGACGGGCTGATCGCCCTGGTGCGGGTCCGGCCGGCGGCGGGCGGCGACTGGCTGGACCTGCCCGGCGGCGCCGTCGATCCGGGCGAGGACGAGATCGCGGCGGTGATCCGCGAGTTCGGCGAGGAAGCCGGGCTGGTGATCACCGTCGGCGCGCCGATCGTCGAGGTCTCGCAGTATTTCGTGAAGTCCGACGGCCAGGCGGTGAACAATCGCGGCTCGGTCTACGCCGTCACCGCCGTCGGCGAGGACGCCGGCTTGAAGATCGAGGCCGATCACGACCTGATCTGGCTTGATCCTTCCGACGCGGCGCGCAGACTGCGTCATGACAGTCACGCCTGGGCCGTGGCGAAATGGCTGAGGGGCAGGGCCGCGACATGACTTCCTTCTGGGACCGCCACGTGATGCCGCGCCTGATCGGCTGCGCCTGCGCCAGCAAGCCGATCATGAAGCAGCGCGAGAAGGTGGTCCCGAAGGCTTTCGGCAAGGTGCTGGAGCTGGGCGTCGGCGGCGGGCTGAACCTGCGCTGCTACGATCCGGCCCGGGTCGAGAGCGTGATCGGCGTCGATCCGTCGCTCGAACTGCGCGACCGGGCCCTGGCCGCCCCGCGCGCCGAGGGGCTCGCCGTCGACATCCGGGAAGGGGTCGCCGAGAGCCTGCCGTTCGCGCCCGGCGGCTTCGACTGCGTGGTCTGCACCTTCACCCTCTGCTCGGTGCAGTCGCCGGCGGCGGCGCTGGCGGAGGCGCGGCGGGTGCTGCGTCCGGGCGGCCTGCTGCTGTTCGCCGAGCACGGCCTGGCGCCGGACGAGCGCGTGGTGCGCTGGCAACGACGGCTGGAGCCGGCCTGGAAGGCCATCGCCGGCGGCTGCCACCTGACCCGCCCGATCACCGCCGCGGTGACGGCGGCCGGCTTCCGGGTCGCCGCCGAGAACGGCATGTACCTGCCCGGAACGCCTCGCGCCCTCGGTTGGAGCGAATGGGGCGAAGCCAAGGCCGCCTGACCCAGGATATCGTTGGTTGACGCTGCTTCCCCCGCCGCCTCAAATGGCCGTTCCGTCAGGGGGATACCGTTTGGCTTTCGACGACGATGCAGCTTGGCTGGAGCAGCTCCGATCCGCCGTGGATCGACGGTTGCTCGAGCTCTTGCCGAGTGGGGCCGCGGGCCCGGCGCGCCTGCTGGAGGCCGCCCGCTACGCGCTGCTCTCGCCGGGCAAGCGTTTCCGGCCCTTGATCACCCTGCTGGCCGTCCGTGAATTCGGCGGCGATTCCACGCTGGCGCTGGATGCGGCCTGCGCGTTCGAGATGGTCCACGCCGCCTCGCTGATTCTGGACGACCTGCCGTCGATGGACGACGCCCAGACCCGGCGCGGCCGTCCCACCACCCATCGGCAGTTCGACGAGGCCACGGCGATTCTCGCGGCGGTCGGCCTGCTCAACCGGGCCTTCGGGGTGATCGCCGAGGACGAGCGGCTGTCGTCGGCGGTGAAGGCGGAGCTGACCCGCCGCCTGTCGGACGCGGTGGGCTTCGCCGGACTCGTCTCCGGCCAGGCCCTGGATCTCGGCGCGCGGGACCAGACCCGGACTCCGGCGGAGATGGAGCTGCTCAACCATCGCAAGACCGGCGTGCTGATCGCGGGAGCGGCCGAGGCCGGCGCCCTGATCGCCCAGGCCCCGCCCGAGGCGGTCGCCGCCATGGGCCGGTTCGCGGTCCACCTGGGCATGGCCTTCCAGATCCACGACGACCTGCTCGATGTCGAGGGCGGGCTGGACCTGGGTAAGGATCTGGGCCAGGACGAAGGCATGACCACCATGGTGTCGGCCCTGGGCGTCGGCGGCGCGGAAGCGGCTATGGAAGCCCATCTGGCCGCGGCCGAGACCGCTCTGGTCGATGTCGGGGCGCGGGGGCTGCTGGCCCGCTACGCCCTGGGGTTCTTCGAGGCGAGGAAGGCGGCGGCGTGAGTGACAGGCCGATCCTGCAGGTTTGGGGCGCCGAACACCGGTTCGACGACCGGATGATCCTGCGCGGGGTCGACCTGAAGGTGCGGCAGGGCGAGATCTACGCCCTGCTCGGGCCTAACGGCGCCGGCAAGTCGACGCTGGTGCGCGCCGTCTGCGGCCGGCTGAAGCTGACCGGCGGCGAGGTCGCGCTCGACGACAAGGACCCCTGGTCCAACCCGGCGGCGCGTCGCGTCGTCGGCGTCGTGCCCCAGGATCTCGCCCTCTATCCCCACCTGACCGTCCGCGAGAACCTGGAGACCTTCGGCCGCCTGTCGGGCGTCAAGGGGCGGGCCCTGCAGGACGCCGTGCGTCAGGCGCTCCGTCTGACCCGCACCGAGGATCGCGAGCATGCGCCGGTCGGGCATCTGTCGGGCGGCTACAAGCGGCGCGTCAACATCGGCGCGGCCATCCTGCACCAGCCGAAACTGCTGATCCTCGACGAGCCGACGGTCGGGGTCGATATCGACGCCCGGGCCGCGCTCGATTCCGTCATCCGCGCCCTGCGCGACATGGGCACGGCCGTCCTGGTGGTCACGCACGACCTCGACCAGGCCGGAGGTCTGGCCGACCGCGTCGGCTTCCTGAGGGAAGGGCGCAAGGTCCTGGAGGGCGCGCCGCATGCGCTGATCGAACAGGCCTTCGGCGCCGAGATGGAGATCCTGGTCGAGCTGTCGGTCGAGGCCGACGCGGCGACCGAGGCCGCGCTGGCCGGCGAGGGGCTGACCCGGCGCGAGGGCGACGGTCTCTGGACCCGGCTCGACGCCGGCGGCTATGCGGCGGCCGGACGGCTGGACAAGCGGCTGCGCCGCGCCGGCGTGGTCCCCCGCGAGATCCGCGTGCGGGAGCCGTCGCTGCAGAACCTGTTCACGCTCGTGGCTGAGTGGAGACGGGCCGCATGACCTTCGCCATGTTCCGCGTCATGGCCCTGGAGCTGTGGCGCGACCGGGGCGCGCTGGTCATGACCTTCCTGCTGCCGCCGCTGGTCTTCCTGATCTTCGCCACCGTCTTCGCCGGCGCGACGGGCGAGAACATCCAGCTGAAGCTGGTGGTCGCCGACGAGGCCAGGACCGCCACCTCGCGCCGGCTGGTCGAGGCCCTGGTCGCCGACCCCGACCTTCGGGCCGAGGTCGCGCCGGACGGAACCGGCGAGGCGGTCCGCAAGGCGGTCCGCTCCGGCAAGGCCGACGCCGGCCTGATCGTCGCCGGCGACCCGGCGAGCGGCGAGGCCCCGCTCGTCATCGTCGCCGATCCCAGCCGCGCCGTGGCCGCGCCGCTGACCCAGGCCCGGGTGCAGCAGGCCCTGGCCCGCAGCCTGCCCGACGTGGCCCTCGCGCGGGCCGTGGCCGGCGTCGAACCGGTGCTGGCGCCGCTGACCCCTGGCCAGCGCGCCCGCGCCGAGGCGGCGGGCGAGGCGCTGCGCGATCCCAAGGCCGAGCCCGCCAAGCCCGAGGCCGAGCTGTTCCGCCGCGAAGACGTCTCCGGGGCGCAGAAGGGCGGCGGCACCATCGTCTACTACGCCGGGGCGGTGACCATCCTGTTCGCCCTGTTCTCGGCCATGCACGGGGCGCTGACCATCCTCGACGAGCGGGCCTCGGGGATCGCCGACCGCATCCTGAGCGGGCCCTCAGGCATGACGCCGGTCATCAACGGCAAGTTCCTGTTCCTGCTGGCCCAGGGCATCGTCCAGGCGTTCACGATCTTCGGGGTGGCCATCGTGGTCTACA
Coding sequences within:
- a CDS encoding glutathione S-transferase family protein gives rise to the protein MALTIYGDRISGNCLKVKWTAEKLGIPYVWRETNVLDGETRTTGFLALNPAGQVPIVILEDGRALAQSNAIMVHLAEGSALIPADSYERAKMYEWLFWEQYSHEPYVAVARFQMAYLGKPRHELDAKLFERGGAALQRLEDGLEETAFLVGDRISLADVALVAYTRVAHEGGFSLTDYPRVVAWIARVEAELGIA
- a CDS encoding S1/P1 nuclease — protein: MRPVVRLSAAVAAIGLAMIPAVAASWGNTGHRLIGVLAIQGLPTEVPAFLRTAQVAQDMGEFAREPDRSKGAGRVHDHNRDPAHFVDIDDEGRVLGGPVFAEMQPTRQEYEKALQAAGTDSWKAGYLQYSTIDAYQQLVHDFGYWRVLTAAEKTAKGKQRAWIKADKVRREKLLLANLGNLAHYVGDGSQPLHTTTHYNGWGDYPNPKGYTTERIHSPFEGEFVAGAVTMNGVRAQMKPFADCNCPIDKRVLGYLAKTQTYVEPLYQMWGEGNFRPGSTKGAEFATERLAAGASELRDLIVLAWRDSAKTKVGWPAVTVADVEAGKADPWTALLGKD
- a CDS encoding NUDIX domain-containing protein, producing MLQFGQALPGRTHVDRPAAFGIAERDGLIALVRVRPAAGGDWLDLPGGAVDPGEDEIAAVIREFGEEAGLVITVGAPIVEVSQYFVKSDGQAVNNRGSVYAVTAVGEDAGLKIEADHDLIWLDPSDAARRLRHDSHAWAVAKWLRGRAAT
- a CDS encoding class I SAM-dependent methyltransferase, with protein sequence MTSFWDRHVMPRLIGCACASKPIMKQREKVVPKAFGKVLELGVGGGLNLRCYDPARVESVIGVDPSLELRDRALAAPRAEGLAVDIREGVAESLPFAPGGFDCVVCTFTLCSVQSPAAALAEARRVLRPGGLLLFAEHGLAPDERVVRWQRRLEPAWKAIAGGCHLTRPITAAVTAAGFRVAAENGMYLPGTPRALGWSEWGEAKAA
- a CDS encoding polyprenyl synthetase family protein; translated protein: MAFDDDAAWLEQLRSAVDRRLLELLPSGAAGPARLLEAARYALLSPGKRFRPLITLLAVREFGGDSTLALDAACAFEMVHAASLILDDLPSMDDAQTRRGRPTTHRQFDEATAILAAVGLLNRAFGVIAEDERLSSAVKAELTRRLSDAVGFAGLVSGQALDLGARDQTRTPAEMELLNHRKTGVLIAGAAEAGALIAQAPPEAVAAMGRFAVHLGMAFQIHDDLLDVEGGLDLGKDLGQDEGMTTMVSALGVGGAEAAMEAHLAAAETALVDVGARGLLARYALGFFEARKAAA
- a CDS encoding ABC transporter ATP-binding protein — protein: MSDRPILQVWGAEHRFDDRMILRGVDLKVRQGEIYALLGPNGAGKSTLVRAVCGRLKLTGGEVALDDKDPWSNPAARRVVGVVPQDLALYPHLTVRENLETFGRLSGVKGRALQDAVRQALRLTRTEDREHAPVGHLSGGYKRRVNIGAAILHQPKLLILDEPTVGVDIDARAALDSVIRALRDMGTAVLVVTHDLDQAGGLADRVGFLREGRKVLEGAPHALIEQAFGAEMEILVELSVEADAATEAALAGEGLTRREGDGLWTRLDAGGYAAAGRLDKRLRRAGVVPREIRVREPSLQNLFTLVAEWRRAA
- a CDS encoding ABC transporter permease, with the translated sequence MTFAMFRVMALELWRDRGALVMTFLLPPLVFLIFATVFAGATGENIQLKLVVADEARTATSRRLVEALVADPDLRAEVAPDGTGEAVRKAVRSGKADAGLIVAGDPASGEAPLVIVADPSRAVAAPLTQARVQQALARSLPDVALARAVAGVEPVLAPLTPGQRARAEAAGEALRDPKAEPAKPEAELFRREDVSGAQKGGGTIVYYAGAVTILFALFSAMHGALTILDERASGIADRILSGPSGMTPVINGKFLFLLAQGIVQAFTIFGVAIVVYRTPVLAHFGLWLVTTVLTAAAAAGLSLAVVSFCRSRGQAQMLSTFVILVLAAIGGSMAPRFLMPAWLQTVGWATPHAWAIEAYQSILWRDGGVASVYVAWLVLAGVGLVGLLVARGVARLVR